DNA sequence from the Planctomycetota bacterium genome:
GCGCCCCACGTGCAGGAGCGGATGCGGCCGCCCATCGTCGGCTGGGGCTACAGCCAGGAGGGGATGTCCGCCGACGAGGCCGGCCGCCCCCTGATCAAGGGCGAGCCGTACATGTGGGGCCTCGAGCAGTGGGGCACCTTCAGCATGCCCGAGCAGATCGCGATGGGGGAGGCGGTGCGGCTTCAGGAGGAGATCAGCCCTGCCAGGATCGCCGGGCGAGGTCGCCAACTGGCGGGCCACCTGCGCCGACGCATGGCCGAACACGCCTGGGCGAGGCTGATCTCGCCCAGCCACCCCGAGATGACGGGCTCGATCAGCACGTTTCTACTCGAGGGCTTTGAGGGGATCAAGCTCGGAGACATCCTGTTCGAGCGGTACAGGATCACGGTGCCCGTGGCGCAGCAGGACTCAGTCCACAGGATCCGTGTGTCCACGCACATCTACAATACGTTTGCCGAGGCGGACCGCCTCGTCGAGGCGCTGGAGGAACTGCACGAGGAAGCCTCAGGTCACTGCGCGCGAATGTCATAGGCGAAGAGGCAGTCGGCATGGCGAACGTATAGCCGGCCGCCGCAGACGACCGGGTGCGCCCAGTACAACCCGGTGCCTCCCTTAGGCAGGGTGAAGGCACCGAGACTGCGGAACTTCTCGGGCGTGGCCTCAACCAACGTCATGCGGCCCCGCTCATCGAGGCAGAACAACCTGCCCTCGGCATAGGTCAGGGAGCCCTTTCCCGACGCCTTCCACATCGGCTTCCCTGTCATGAAGTCCAGGCAGAACCACCCCTCGGCTTGGTGCCCCGCCCCGTAGAGATAGCCGTCCACGAGGACCACGCCGCCGTGATGGTTATCCAGCAGTTTGCTGGCCCAGAGGGTCTTGGCGGCCACGCCGTTGCCGGCGGGTGCGAGCTGCACCACGAGGCTTCCCTTGCCGTACCCCGTGGAAGCGAAGACGTAGCCGCTGTGGAAGATGGGGTCGGTCGCGCTGTTCTCGCGCTCGTTGCCGTGCTCGGCGCTCCACAGCAGGCGGCCCGTGGCGAGGTCGGCGCCGAATACGACGGCCGCGCTCATGCCGAGCACCTGGCGGGAGCCGGCGAAGTCGCCGAGCACCAGCGAGGAGTAAGCCTGTGTGCCGGGGATGTCGGTGGTGGTCCAGAGAGTCTTGCCCGTGGCCTTGTCGAGGCACACCAGGAAGCCCTTCGCGCCGCCCGGGCAGCAGAGCAGGCGGTCGCCCTCGATCAGAACCGATTCGGCCAAGCCATACTTCGGGACTTTGGCGTCGAACTGCTTGAGCAGGTCCAGATGCCAAAGCTCCTTGCCGCTCTGCGCATCGAGGGCGACGAGGCGGCCAGACTCATTGAGATGGTAGACACGGCCTTCGTCGTACGTCGGTGTGCTGCGTGAGCCGTTGTAGCCCACGGCGTGAGACATGGTGGTTTGCCAGGCGTGGCCGTTGGGCGCCTCCCACTGCGGCTTGCCGTCGAGGTCGAGGGCGATGACGCGGGTCTGCTCGTCCATCACGCCGGCCGTGAAGATCCGCCCGCCTGCGATGACAGCCGAGCTGTAGCCTTTGCCAAGGCCCGCGGCGGTCCAGAGCAGCCTGGGGCCTGACTCGGGCCAGTGTTGGAGAAGCCCGGTGTCGGTGGACTTGTTGTCGCGCCGTGGCCCGTGGAAGCAGGGCCATTCGTTCGCCGCCCGGGCGCTGTCGGCGGCGATGAACACGAGCACGGCCAGCGGGCTCATCCGCCGGCGCATCCTGCTCCCCCATCGAGCTGTTGTTCCAGCCATCACACCGCCTTTCCTGCCAGGGCAGCGCCCCGGCTAGGAGCCTGTCCAAGAATCCCCGTGGGCTGCGTTGCCGGCGCCAGCGGGGC
Encoded proteins:
- a CDS encoding PQQ-binding-like beta-propeller repeat protein — encoded protein: MSPLAVLVFIAADSARAANEWPCFHGPRRDNKSTDTGLLQHWPESGPRLLWTAAGLGKGYSSAVIAGGRIFTAGVMDEQTRVIALDLDGKPQWEAPNGHAWQTTMSHAVGYNGSRSTPTYDEGRVYHLNESGRLVALDAQSGKELWHLDLLKQFDAKVPKYGLAESVLIEGDRLLCCPGGAKGFLVCLDKATGKTLWTTTDIPGTQAYSSLVLGDFAGSRQVLGMSAAVVFGADLATGRLLWSAEHGNERENSATDPIFHSGYVFASTGYGKGSLVVQLAPAGNGVAAKTLWASKLLDNHHGGVVLVDGYLYGAGHQAEGWFCLDFMTGKPMWKASGKGSLTYAEGRLFCLDERGRMTLVEATPEKFRSLGAFTLPKGGTGLYWAHPVVCGGRLYVRHADCLFAYDIRAQ